From Candidatus Cloacimonadota bacterium, one genomic window encodes:
- a CDS encoding cytidine/deoxycytidylate deaminase family protein codes for MDKRPSWQQYFMKMAFLASTRSTCLRRAVGAALVRDNQLISTGYNGSPKGSPHCAETGCLREQNNIPSGEKHELCRGVHAEQNAIIQAAINGSSTRGAILYCTHQPCSICAKMIINAEIKTVYIANSYPDELATNLFRESGIEMILLDLESGHMTRMT; via the coding sequence ATGGATAAACGTCCCTCCTGGCAGCAGTACTTCATGAAGATGGCATTTTTGGCATCCACCCGCAGTACCTGTCTGCGCCGAGCAGTTGGTGCCGCTTTGGTGCGGGATAATCAACTGATCTCCACCGGATACAATGGTAGCCCCAAAGGCAGTCCTCATTGCGCCGAAACCGGTTGTTTGAGAGAGCAGAACAACATCCCCTCCGGCGAGAAACACGAGCTTTGCCGTGGAGTTCATGCGGAGCAAAACGCCATCATTCAGGCGGCAATCAATGGCAGCAGCACACGCGGGGCGATTTTGTACTGTACTCACCAACCCTGCAGCATCTGCGCCAAGATGATCATAAATGCTGAAATCAAAACCGTTTACATTGCCAACTCCTATCCCGATGAATTGGCCACCAACCTCTTCCGGGAATCCGGGATCGAGATGATCCTTTTGGATTTGGAAAGTGGGCACATGACAAGGATGACTTAA
- a CDS encoding ABC transporter ATP-binding protein, producing MFPKLQMRELELQFPDAPATLFQGLNLDLDAGQILVISGGNSSGKSSLINCLCGIIPKGIPARVSGSIRWGDRSLKEIPLCEIYRFISLAPAETREQMLMPTVELELAFALENMGLPPSEIRKRIDSAADRFGIYHLLQAAPQNLSGGEQRLLLCAICDSMQNPVLLMDEPETGLSESSLALLCEWLMELRKLGKGIVLASHNPHIISMADSRIHLEKTSVHPA from the coding sequence TTGTTCCCTAAACTTCAGATGCGCGAGCTGGAGCTACAATTTCCCGATGCTCCGGCAACCCTGTTTCAAGGCTTGAATCTGGACTTGGACGCAGGGCAAATCCTAGTGATCTCAGGAGGCAATTCCAGCGGTAAAAGTAGCCTGATCAATTGCCTGTGCGGCATTATCCCAAAAGGGATCCCGGCTCGTGTGTCCGGAAGTATCCGCTGGGGAGACCGCAGTCTGAAAGAAATCCCGTTGTGCGAAATATACCGCTTCATCAGCCTTGCTCCAGCTGAAACAAGAGAGCAGATGCTGATGCCCACAGTAGAACTGGAACTGGCTTTCGCACTGGAAAATATGGGCTTGCCACCCTCCGAGATACGCAAGCGCATTGATAGCGCTGCAGATCGTTTTGGCATATATCATTTGCTGCAAGCTGCACCGCAGAACCTTAGCGGAGGTGAACAGCGTTTGCTGCTTTGTGCTATATGCGATTCCATGCAAAACCCGGTATTGCTGATGGATGAGCCCGAAACAGGGCTGTCCGAAAGCTCACTGGCGCTGCTCTGCGAATGGCTAATGGAACTGCGCAAACTGGGGAAGGGAATCGTGTTGGCCAGCCACAATCCGCACATCATTAGCATGGCTGATAGCCGGATTCATCTGGAGAAGACAAGTGTTCACCCTGCATAA
- the kdsB gene encoding 3-deoxy-manno-octulosonate cytidylyltransferase, giving the protein MISYAVIPARYASSRFPGKPLALLAGKPILQHVWERASRSKLFNDVIIATDDLKISSVAQDFGAVVMLTDSSLPSGTDRVAAVAEYLEEESVILNIQGDEPLISIEALTALLQSFKDEAVMMASLMTPFENDEDITNPNMVKVVTDSLQNAIYFSRCPIPYNRDKDPDCRYFRHIGVYGFRHPALMRFVSLPVGKLEAIEKLEQLRALENSIPIRMTITNYKGIGIDTPEDLKKVSAALAKGKSL; this is encoded by the coding sequence ATGATAAGCTATGCTGTGATCCCTGCCCGCTATGCATCCAGTCGCTTTCCCGGAAAGCCTCTGGCATTGCTGGCCGGAAAACCCATCCTTCAACATGTCTGGGAAAGAGCAAGCCGCTCTAAACTCTTCAACGATGTGATTATCGCCACCGACGATCTGAAGATATCCTCTGTGGCACAAGACTTTGGAGCCGTGGTGATGCTTACCGACAGCAGCCTGCCCAGCGGAACCGACCGTGTAGCAGCCGTGGCGGAATATCTGGAGGAAGAAAGCGTGATCCTGAACATTCAGGGAGACGAACCGCTCATAAGTATTGAGGCACTAACGGCTTTACTACAGTCCTTCAAAGATGAAGCGGTGATGATGGCCAGCCTGATGACACCTTTTGAAAACGATGAAGACATTACAAATCCCAATATGGTGAAAGTGGTGACTGACTCCCTGCAGAACGCCATCTATTTTTCCCGCTGCCCCATCCCCTACAATCGCGATAAAGACCCGGATTGCCGCTATTTCCGCCATATCGGAGTGTATGGCTTCCGTCATCCCGCGCTGATGCGTTTCGTTAGCCTACCCGTGGGCAAATTGGAGGCCATCGAGAAGCTGGAGCAATTGCGCGCTTTGGAAAACAGCATCCCCATCCGCATGACCATAACTAATTACAAAGGCATCGGCATCGACACTCCCGAGGACTTAAAAAAGGTATCCGCAGCGCTTGCCAAAGGTAAATCTCTATGA
- a CDS encoding thermonuclease family protein, which produces MKYVLIITMLLIILLGIFTCPEKSSIATDTYRVVRVVDGDTFIAYIDGKDERIRLIGVDTPESVHPNKDVEHYALEASDYLKTLLKDERVYFKYDQSNSATNHKDRYDRTLAYAYRASDSLFINAEIIKQGYGFVYTSYPFTYLEDFLKLERDARMQQLGLWGEAEDTVASSDSLVWFNPGSSKYHRNSCRYTKEGSLPIPLSEALLKGYEACKVCKP; this is translated from the coding sequence ATGAAATACGTTCTTATCATCACGATGCTTCTCATCATTCTGCTGGGTATCTTTACATGCCCGGAAAAGAGCTCTATAGCTACAGATACCTACAGAGTAGTGCGGGTAGTGGATGGAGACACATTCATCGCTTACATCGACGGCAAGGACGAGCGCATCCGTCTGATCGGAGTGGATACCCCGGAATCTGTGCATCCAAACAAAGACGTGGAGCACTATGCTCTGGAGGCAAGCGATTATCTGAAAACCTTACTGAAGGATGAAAGGGTATATTTCAAGTACGACCAAAGCAACAGTGCTACTAACCACAAAGACCGCTATGACAGGACATTGGCTTATGCATATCGCGCCAGTGACTCCCTCTTCATAAACGCCGAAATCATCAAGCAAGGCTATGGCTTTGTCTATACTTCCTATCCTTTCACTTATCTGGAGGATTTTCTGAAGCTGGAACGTGATGCCCGGATGCAACAGCTCGGTCTTTGGGGCGAAGCGGAAGACACTGTGGCGTCATCTGATAGCCTGGTCTGGTTCAATCCCGGAAGTAGTAAATACCATCGCAACAGCTGCCGCTACACAAAGGAAGGTTCTCTGCCCATTCCACTCTCCGAGGCTTTACTAAAGGGCTATGAGGCATGCAAGGTCTGCAAACCATAG
- a CDS encoding bifunctional UDP-sugar hydrolase/5'-nucleotidase, whose translation MKYSLYFCLFLFLLLTACAQNLRILHTNDSHAAYEPARNGQGGYLALEYHLDEARKGHKNTLWLDAGDMQTGSIFSSMEYDALKGGAVLEVFERLDLDAATFGNHEFDVSEVHSRALVERSKFPFLSANLLNADGSSFGHAPYQVFHKGHTRIAVIGLTIDSLPERVKPENVANLNILPYKEAIDRVLDEADAKSDLLVLLSHNGWEADSLLATQLDERVDMIIGGHSHLAFEPAQVVNGIYIVSTGSHLQSLGQVDLKLRQDRITHFSNRLIPLSQPPADYQSDLASFLEESVGEMERKLSKTVGILPEPFISDKFSVTPSIMWVAQSLVKEYPETELAMVNNGGFRRNLPQGEITLRDLHECIPFGNTIVFFSCYGRDILTAQTKNLQILETKPYDIMTVSEASWLQDSTTDFRIDNKPLELDRVYRIVSHDYILSQWDKYLGFKPFDVVEQGDLFLDAVINQVQQQFAPPQTKE comes from the coding sequence ATGAAATATAGCCTCTACTTCTGCCTATTTCTATTCTTGTTACTCACTGCCTGTGCCCAAAACCTGAGAATACTGCACACAAACGACAGTCACGCCGCCTACGAACCTGCCCGCAACGGCCAAGGCGGATACCTTGCCTTGGAATACCATCTGGACGAAGCCCGCAAGGGTCATAAGAACACATTATGGCTGGATGCCGGAGATATGCAAACCGGCTCCATCTTCTCCTCCATGGAATACGATGCTCTGAAGGGCGGAGCCGTATTGGAAGTATTTGAACGACTCGATCTTGATGCCGCCACTTTTGGCAACCACGAGTTCGATGTCTCCGAGGTTCACTCCCGGGCATTGGTGGAGCGCTCCAAATTTCCCTTCCTCAGCGCAAACTTACTGAATGCTGATGGCAGCAGTTTTGGCCATGCGCCTTATCAAGTCTTCCACAAGGGACATACCAGAATCGCAGTGATAGGCCTCACTATAGACAGTCTGCCCGAAAGGGTGAAACCAGAAAACGTGGCAAACCTGAACATCTTGCCTTACAAAGAGGCCATCGACCGGGTACTGGATGAAGCAGATGCCAAGAGCGATCTGCTGGTACTCCTCAGTCACAACGGCTGGGAAGCGGACAGCCTGCTCGCCACTCAATTGGACGAGCGAGTTGATATGATCATCGGCGGCCATTCGCATCTGGCTTTTGAACCCGCACAAGTAGTTAACGGCATCTATATAGTATCCACCGGCAGTCACTTACAATCGTTGGGTCAAGTTGATCTAAAGCTTCGGCAAGACCGGATCACGCACTTTTCCAATCGCTTGATCCCGCTGTCCCAGCCCCCTGCAGACTATCAGAGCGATCTGGCGAGCTTTCTGGAGGAAAGTGTAGGTGAGATGGAGCGCAAACTCAGTAAAACAGTTGGCATTCTACCGGAGCCTTTTATCTCCGACAAATTCAGCGTTACGCCCAGCATTATGTGGGTCGCTCAATCTTTGGTGAAAGAGTATCCGGAAACCGAACTCGCCATGGTAAACAACGGCGGTTTCAGGCGCAATCTGCCCCAAGGCGAGATTACTCTGCGCGATCTGCATGAATGCATCCCTTTTGGCAATACCATAGTGTTTTTCTCCTGTTACGGCCGAGATATCTTGACCGCCCAGACCAAAAACCTGCAGATATTGGAAACAAAGCCCTACGATATCATGACTGTAAGTGAAGCCTCATGGCTGCAGGATTCTACCACCGACTTCCGCATCGATAATAAACCCTTGGAATTGGATAGAGTTTACCGCATAGTGAGTCACGACTACATTCTCAGTCAGTGGGACAAGTATCTGGGATTCAAGCCTTTTGATGTAGTAGAACAGGGCGATCTCTTTCTGGATGCCGTCATAAACCAGGTACAACAGCAGTTTGCCCCTCCGCAAACTAAAGAATAA
- a CDS encoding DUF4837 family protein, translated as MRYIMVLLSLLLLFACSGGEKEPARYDRFDDVIDHSKPLAMGDERDVYLFCDDDNWKALKPFVQSSIERELILVYGEKYFRLIHTPIAEAETYSKHRNLLFIGDLESNAKVSQYMRSSLAEDFINRVKSSGGDLFIANNHNSRDQLIMYLMGSNQLNLEKIGAIQSDKIFELLIKRYAERLGYQAYQQPVIPSTFWKDYPFSLKIPNNYSLYSNDKLGRFISFIYRARMQDSQIPDKYINVYYEDMPENVIDHQWLIDKRKMLGEKYFEGDTFDEEVIRKEQTKLAGYDAYRIVGAWKNMTHLIGGAFQSYAFWNNGKAYIVDNSVYFPAGDKLSLLVELYVISSSIEVK; from the coding sequence ATGCGTTACATAATGGTATTACTAAGCCTTTTGCTACTCTTTGCCTGTTCCGGAGGTGAGAAAGAGCCGGCACGCTACGATAGATTTGATGATGTGATAGACCATTCCAAACCTCTGGCTATGGGTGACGAAAGGGATGTGTATCTCTTTTGTGATGATGACAATTGGAAAGCGCTCAAGCCTTTTGTGCAAAGCAGTATTGAGCGCGAACTGATCCTGGTCTATGGGGAAAAGTATTTCCGCCTGATTCATACTCCGATTGCCGAAGCTGAGACCTATTCCAAACATCGCAATCTGCTCTTTATCGGCGATCTGGAATCCAACGCAAAGGTGTCCCAGTATATGCGGTCAAGCTTGGCGGAAGACTTTATCAACCGCGTGAAATCCAGCGGAGGCGATCTGTTTATCGCCAACAATCACAATAGCCGGGATCAGTTGATCATGTATCTGATGGGATCAAACCAGCTCAATCTGGAGAAGATCGGCGCCATTCAGAGCGATAAGATATTTGAACTGCTCATCAAGCGCTATGCAGAACGCCTGGGATATCAGGCCTATCAACAGCCTGTCATTCCATCTACCTTTTGGAAAGATTATCCTTTCAGCCTGAAGATACCCAATAACTACAGCCTGTATTCTAACGACAAGCTGGGACGCTTTATTAGCTTCATCTATCGTGCCCGCATGCAGGATAGCCAGATTCCGGATAAATATATAAATGTGTATTATGAGGATATGCCCGAGAACGTGATCGATCATCAATGGCTGATCGATAAACGTAAGATGTTGGGAGAAAAGTACTTTGAAGGCGATACCTTCGATGAAGAAGTGATCCGCAAAGAGCAGACCAAGCTCGCCGGATATGACGCCTATCGTATTGTGGGAGCGTGGAAAAACATGACTCACCTCATCGGCGGGGCTTTCCAGTCCTATGCCTTCTGGAACAATGGCAAGGCTTACATCGTGGACAACAGTGTGTACTTCCCTGCGGGAGATAAACTGTCCCTCCTGGTGGAACTATATGTAATATCCTCCAGCATTGAGGTCAAATGA
- a CDS encoding energy-coupling factor transporter transmembrane component T: MKRLLHPLSFFVLCVFYSSLAIILQSPDSLLIVFFLAWLCEYRSGAKALWNRLLGLKKLMWLVLSLVIIQLLFRKGGGIALDLGIVHIHNYALVSSAFLSLRILIIYLCAISLSGMDFSQYRAAFAALNLPEEISFMISYMAQLIPYYSGKFKEQMQELRDRGISIRRLRMNDKLQIYKILAITAIADIIMMSGRQAIALEIRGFRSKGKRSSLNRYAFGLYDLGILLWILGVAVLIYRLS, encoded by the coding sequence GTGAAGCGGCTTTTACATCCTCTGAGCTTTTTTGTACTTTGTGTGTTTTACAGCAGCCTTGCCATCATCTTGCAGAGTCCGGATTCACTCCTGATCGTCTTTTTCCTGGCCTGGCTGTGCGAGTATCGCAGCGGAGCAAAAGCGCTGTGGAACAGATTACTTGGGCTCAAAAAGCTGATGTGGCTGGTGCTGAGTTTGGTGATTATCCAGCTACTCTTTCGCAAGGGAGGGGGCATCGCACTGGATCTGGGCATCGTGCACATCCATAACTACGCTCTGGTAAGCAGTGCCTTTCTATCTCTACGCATCCTGATCATCTACCTTTGTGCCATCAGCCTCAGTGGAATGGATTTCAGCCAGTACAGAGCCGCATTTGCCGCACTGAATCTGCCTGAGGAGATATCATTTATGATATCCTACATGGCGCAATTGATCCCCTATTATAGCGGAAAGTTCAAGGAACAGATGCAAGAGCTGAGGGACCGCGGAATCAGTATTCGCCGCTTGAGAATGAATGATAAGCTTCAGATTTATAAGATCCTGGCCATCACGGCCATTGCGGATATCATCATGATGAGCGGCAGGCAAGCCATTGCTTTGGAGATCAGAGGTTTTCGCAGCAAGGGGAAACGCAGCAGTTTGAACCGCTATGCCTTTGGACTGTATGACCTTGGCATCCTGCTTTGGATACTGGGAGTTGCAGTGCTGATCTACCGTTTATCATGA
- a CDS encoding methyltransferase produces the protein MATYQEVLLPFAGKKIKQDSSGQGVSIAAELLYREVIATGGHGALRAVELGCGCGIVSIMCALSRPLWKISAIEIQTHLAALAWQNAAACGVELELHCGNMKELTGQYDLVFTNPPWRKLNSGHLSPNSERNICRFELEINMEELLASIQRLMAPQGKAILIYPAQRWEDLQQLIGNTLLDIIKHTIHYGNKAFLLAIIKHRDVI, from the coding sequence TTGGCGACATATCAGGAAGTGCTGCTGCCCTTTGCAGGCAAAAAGATCAAGCAGGATTCCTCCGGTCAGGGAGTATCAATTGCCGCAGAATTGCTATATCGGGAAGTGATTGCCACCGGTGGGCATGGAGCTCTACGAGCAGTGGAACTGGGCTGCGGCTGTGGGATTGTAAGCATCATGTGCGCACTTTCCCGGCCTCTGTGGAAAATTTCCGCCATTGAGATTCAGACGCATCTGGCGGCTCTGGCATGGCAGAATGCGGCGGCTTGCGGAGTGGAACTGGAGCTGCATTGCGGTAACATGAAAGAGCTTACCGGGCAATATGATCTGGTTTTTACCAATCCGCCCTGGCGCAAGCTGAACAGCGGGCATCTGAGTCCCAATAGCGAACGTAATATCTGCCGCTTTGAGCTGGAAATCAATATGGAAGAGCTGCTGGCATCCATCCAGCGTTTGATGGCACCGCAGGGAAAGGCAATACTGATCTATCCCGCACAGCGGTGGGAAGACCTTCAGCAGCTCATCGGGAACACTCTACTTGACATAATCAAGCACACAATACATTATGGTAACAAGGCCTTCTTATTGGCCATCATAAAACACAGGGATGTTATATGA
- a CDS encoding ATP-binding cassette domain-containing protein, translating into MFTLHKLGFTYPEREALFTALSHHFNREENILLCGENGSGKSTLLKLLCGKLSPNAGKIDTCEHPLFYLPQEADGRILGITLEQDLSIWQMAGMAVDAVKGHALMQGFGDIWRLPLRELSKGTRQCYLLSLALCLKDHYLVLDEPFTALDNDRRKLLADLLALRKGMLIVSHIQGLLIPDRTLLLAEGKLV; encoded by the coding sequence GTGTTCACCCTGCATAAGCTTGGCTTTACCTATCCTGAGCGGGAAGCACTGTTTACGGCGCTATCACACCATTTCAACAGGGAAGAAAACATCCTGCTGTGTGGAGAAAACGGCAGCGGTAAAAGTACGCTGCTGAAGCTTTTGTGCGGTAAACTGAGTCCCAATGCAGGAAAGATAGACACTTGTGAGCATCCCTTGTTTTACCTGCCTCAGGAGGCTGACGGAAGGATATTGGGGATCACTCTGGAGCAGGATCTTAGCATCTGGCAGATGGCCGGTATGGCTGTGGATGCGGTAAAAGGACATGCTCTGATGCAGGGTTTTGGCGATATCTGGCGCTTACCTCTGCGGGAGTTATCCAAAGGCACCCGGCAGTGCTATCTTCTAAGCCTTGCCTTGTGTTTAAAGGATCACTATCTGGTTTTGGATGAGCCCTTTACTGCTCTGGACAACGATCGCAGAAAGCTGTTGGCGGATTTATTGGCTCTGCGCAAAGGGATGCTGATCGTAAGCCACATCCAGGGACTGCTGATACCGGATAGAACACTTTTGCTAGCGGAAGGAAAGCTGGTGTGA
- the pgsA gene encoding CDP-diacylglycerol--glycerol-3-phosphate 3-phosphatidyltransferase, with translation MRKYIPNALTILRFLLVPLFLYLLFLHSGTNAPMLSLIVFALASLTDYVDGMLARKWDVISDFGKIMDPLADKLLVLSALLGLCLLQPWRLNILIFIIILIREAGITVLREVLQQRGTVLPADKLGKAKTVMQMFGIIFALAAWGMLPSISDGLRLVVQTWFWLVVLITIFSGFNYLKLLFVKEG, from the coding sequence ATGCGTAAATATATCCCCAATGCTCTCACAATCCTGCGTTTCCTCCTGGTTCCGCTGTTTCTGTATCTGCTATTTCTGCATAGTGGTACGAATGCGCCGATGTTGAGTCTGATCGTGTTTGCGCTGGCATCGCTCACGGATTACGTGGATGGGATGTTGGCGCGCAAATGGGATGTAATCAGCGATTTTGGCAAGATCATGGATCCCCTGGCAGATAAGTTGCTGGTGCTTTCGGCGCTGTTGGGATTGTGTTTGCTTCAGCCTTGGAGACTCAACATCCTGATCTTCATCATAATCCTGATTCGTGAAGCGGGAATTACGGTATTGCGTGAAGTCTTGCAGCAGCGGGGGACGGTGTTGCCGGCCGACAAACTAGGTAAAGCAAAGACTGTAATGCAGATGTTTGGCATCATCTTTGCGCTTGCTGCCTGGGGCATGCTGCCTTCGATCAGTGATGGCCTGCGGCTGGTTGTCCAAACTTGGTTTTGGCTGGTGGTACTGATCACTATATTCAGCGGATTCAATTACCTGAAGCTACTCTTTGTAAAGGAGGGATAA
- a CDS encoding ABC transporter ATP-binding protein, whose protein sequence is MIKVQNLYCGYDEKDILSDVSFELPAAEFTALLGPNGAGKSTLLFALMGFLKARKGKILIRDKQLGAYSRTELAGIFAYIPQELHSEFDYSVADTVLMGRYPFMDIMQNHSEEDRELVDITLRRLELHHLRHRFLHQLSGGEKQRVYIARALVQQTPYILLDESLSQLDINYQLEIMRLLRSICSEEHKGILLISHNLNLSANYADRMLFIRNGSLLHNGKPDTLMQDDILSDLYGIRLSTARNPISGTNNIIYP, encoded by the coding sequence GTGATCAAAGTACAAAACCTCTACTGCGGATATGATGAGAAGGACATCCTGAGCGATGTTTCTTTTGAATTGCCAGCAGCGGAATTTACCGCACTACTGGGACCAAACGGAGCGGGTAAATCTACTCTGCTCTTCGCTCTGATGGGCTTTCTGAAAGCTCGCAAGGGTAAGATCCTGATCCGGGACAAACAGCTGGGAGCTTACAGCAGGACAGAACTGGCTGGCATCTTTGCCTACATTCCCCAAGAGCTGCATAGTGAATTTGACTACAGTGTGGCCGATACTGTATTGATGGGGCGATACCCCTTTATGGACATCATGCAGAATCACAGCGAAGAGGATCGGGAACTAGTCGATATCACTCTTAGGCGGCTGGAACTGCATCACTTGCGCCACAGATTTCTACACCAACTCAGTGGAGGCGAGAAACAGCGCGTTTACATCGCCAGAGCCTTGGTGCAGCAAACTCCTTACATCCTGCTGGATGAAAGCCTTTCCCAATTGGACATCAACTATCAGCTGGAGATCATGCGCCTGTTACGCAGTATTTGCAGTGAAGAGCACAAGGGTATCCTGCTTATCTCGCACAACCTAAATCTTTCTGCAAACTATGCCGACCGTATGCTCTTCATCAGAAATGGCAGTCTGCTGCATAACGGTAAGCCCGATACATTGATGCAAGACGATATCCTCAGCGATCTCTATGGAATCAGGCTTAGCACTGCCCGCAATCCCATTTCCGGTACCAACAACATCATTTATCCCTAA
- a CDS encoding ECF transporter S component, whose amino-acid sequence MLKHFSVKELILIASLAALGIAVKPLVGPIFKLLSRPLGIPGGSFAGGFYMMWLVLAIVIVNKPFTGFMFGLIQAIGVLIFGISGNQGALSLISYTVPGLVADLVYMTFAKRNHILSQIFICALANGAGALISVYVMFRHPPLIMLIVLAMALVSGAVGGVLSYGIYKSLKETRMIQ is encoded by the coding sequence TTGCTGAAACACTTCTCTGTGAAAGAATTGATCCTGATTGCATCCCTGGCGGCACTCGGTATTGCGGTGAAACCCTTGGTAGGGCCTATTTTCAAGCTTCTATCCCGCCCTTTGGGCATCCCTGGTGGTTCCTTTGCCGGAGGTTTCTATATGATGTGGCTGGTGTTAGCGATTGTAATCGTAAATAAACCCTTTACCGGCTTTATGTTTGGCCTCATCCAAGCGATCGGCGTGTTGATCTTTGGCATATCCGGCAATCAGGGTGCTTTATCGCTGATATCCTACACGGTTCCCGGCTTGGTGGCTGACTTGGTATATATGACCTTTGCCAAGCGTAACCACATACTTTCACAGATCTTTATATGCGCACTAGCCAATGGTGCCGGAGCCTTGATTTCGGTCTATGTAATGTTTCGGCATCCGCCTCTTATCATGCTGATTGTATTGGCCATGGCGCTGGTTTCCGGGGCGGTGGGTGGAGTCTTAAGTTATGGAATCTATAAGAGTTTAAAAGAAACGAGGATGATACAATGA
- a CDS encoding M23 family metallopeptidase, producing MTEQQDTKIINNNELSPTGLGELRPEKGPLYAKLAILLLLLVLSAGFGYLMNAMSESRKLALLEEENRLLRAKIELYDATVDSIHCMLDSLGLKSEKKNNPALYRGGASLTNHSFADPKLKLKIEDTEKKLVHIMQVLVPNLPESPLLQEDTEIVDGDIPSIYPTFGRISDAWGTRIHPITNSLEFHYGIDIANEMGTPVYATAAGTVVYADYDDGYGKRILVDHGNGYRSMYAHLYTSRVKAGETVTKGQIIALMGNSGLSTGPHLHYEVHLNERKVNPANYLNRVDRYAMR from the coding sequence ATGACAGAACAACAAGATACAAAGATTATCAACAATAATGAATTAAGTCCCACAGGCTTGGGAGAATTGCGTCCAGAGAAGGGACCCTTGTATGCCAAATTGGCGATACTGCTGCTTTTGCTGGTGCTTTCAGCCGGATTTGGTTACCTAATGAACGCGATGTCGGAAAGCCGCAAGCTTGCTCTTTTGGAAGAAGAGAACAGGCTTTTGCGCGCCAAAATAGAGCTCTACGATGCCACGGTCGATTCCATCCACTGCATGCTTGATTCCCTGGGTCTGAAGAGTGAAAAGAAGAACAATCCTGCTCTCTATCGCGGTGGAGCAAGCCTCACAAATCATAGTTTCGCTGATCCAAAACTGAAACTGAAGATTGAAGATACCGAGAAGAAACTGGTTCATATCATGCAGGTTTTGGTACCAAATCTCCCTGAAAGCCCTCTTCTGCAAGAGGACACAGAGATCGTGGATGGAGATATCCCCTCGATATATCCCACTTTCGGTCGCATCTCAGACGCCTGGGGCACTCGCATTCACCCCATCACAAACAGTCTGGAATTTCATTATGGTATAGACATCGCCAATGAGATGGGAACTCCAGTCTATGCTACAGCTGCGGGCACAGTAGTTTATGCCGATTATGATGATGGCTATGGCAAACGGATACTGGTGGATCATGGCAATGGTTATCGCAGTATGTATGCCCATCTCTATACCTCCCGCGTAAAGGCAGGCGAGACCGTTACAAAAGGGCAGATCATCGCTCTGATGGGCAATAGCGGGCTCTCCACCGGGCCACACCTGCATTATGAAGTGCACCTGAACGAACGCAAGGTGAATCCGGCAAACTACCTCAACCGCGTGGACCGCTATGCTATGCGCTGA
- a CDS encoding thiamine diphosphokinase: MLCADKSAWLITNHAPNRILSSYTGIDGDIIAVDGGLQTVFEQKLSPKIIVGDLDSLNPALFNEYPDTPLLRHESRKNATDTELALDWCVTQGYTRIIICNDMQGRFDHCLAIVQNLLDLHRQGIMAFIESDSQRIFFIRESLTLKGKKGDLLSLVAYSPCVCFIASEGLEYPLKGLRIHQHQSRGISNVFDREEISLKVAEGEVLAIYTPL, translated from the coding sequence ATGCTATGCGCTGATAAGAGCGCATGGTTGATCACCAATCATGCTCCGAATAGGATTCTCTCCTCATATACCGGCATCGATGGCGATATTATAGCTGTGGATGGCGGGCTGCAAACCGTCTTTGAACAAAAGCTTTCACCCAAGATAATTGTAGGAGATCTGGATTCGCTCAATCCGGCTTTATTTAATGAGTATCCGGATACACCCCTGTTGCGTCATGAATCCCGCAAGAATGCCACGGACACCGAATTGGCGCTGGATTGGTGTGTAACGCAGGGATATACCCGCATAATTATCTGCAATGATATGCAGGGACGCTTTGATCACTGTCTGGCAATCGTTCAGAACCTTCTTGATCTGCACCGGCAAGGGATCATGGCATTCATAGAGAGCGATAGCCAGCGCATCTTCTTCATTCGGGAATCACTGACATTGAAGGGTAAAAAGGGAGATTTGCTCTCGCTGGTTGCCTACAGTCCCTGCGTGTGTTTCATTGCGTCCGAGGGGCTTGAGTATCCGCTGAAAGGCCTTAGGATACATCAACACCAAAGCCGCGGCATCAGCAATGTGTTTGACCGAGAAGAGATCAGCCTGAAAGTGGCAGAAGGTGAGGTTCTGGCTATATATACCCCGCTGTAG